The Prevotella melaninogenica ATCC 25845 genome includes a window with the following:
- a CDS encoding SpvB/TcaC N-terminal domain-containing protein: protein MKYSTHSLLLPFLLLAGIILNSCNGGSNRSAKETVISDSTSSDTVSSVQKDSTSRKTTSLHTQVKDSVRNSSVKRFSKEVVRNQKLNHVDTHKPNRKSARLFADLGKRTVSKFFANSDSDTLNVGRAQLAVPREAMEKGKVLSITPLRKGELPTLPTGMVNVTGGCDTLMARTDTVSGYRFLPHGNHFVHHLASIAVPYDSTLIPKGYTVDDIHTYYYDELHQRWTMLQSKGIDTKREVAMAETSHFTDVINGIIKVPESPETQNYVPTGISELKAADPAAGIQQIEAPSANQNGTASLSYPFDVPAGRNDIGVSAGLQYSSEGGSSFVGYGWSFPVQSIDIETRWGVPRFEDQYESESYLLMGQQLSDRLYRRTDSLARQADKQFYPMTEGGFSRIIRKGNSPKNYYWEVTGKDGTVYSYGGHGGHVSDATSLTDTNGNRIKWALDRVTDVHGNFAAFHYMKSGNNLYPERYTWTGLGETEGLYSIEFDIDSTATDRKDVTSSGRLGIMQKDKGLLRKVIVKNNGQQLRSYTLNYEEGPFGKILLKSIDQNDSRDGKVATQSFDYYNDLKNGLFSSKAELWKAEGEDYEAFLSHSVRGCDDNLSLLGGGASKSHTTGWGTMVGIGFAAGTVNVGPSFSNSKSSNSGKVAFVDIDGDGLPDKLFKRGNKLYYRKNMSADGKNLLFGETILISGVNSFSDGNSTSRSLNADAAVEVGLIGKLKASVGISYTHSKDQDKTTTYLYDFNSDGLTDIAVNGQVYFNHIVDGKPVFSPASSVTANPIIGEGAPIDKHFIPDYKVIRDSLEKEYPLNDAVRMWCAPFNGRVNIQSTIKKLSNQGDGIIYSIQHEGDGFLVRDSLLQAGSKTNNLNCDVKVGDRIFFRLQSRYDGADDKVLWNPIITYISLPVGKNRYLSEDLKAYNSKADYIEGENNVAIFNRSGKVTLHAPYRKEKTTDDVTLIVTRLDHNGETIVKRLKLPADSIVNDSYDYTGNIDEKDSVSYFFEITTTSPVDWTKVQWAGSYNYEDDQESVRFVASRRMFNKPVSIAGSKVLKQGVTVLNRKYRPKLFIAPTLSVVREDKKNDTDTATVYFTLHDQNGLPVLHHTCRLNTSNTLQADTIVVTDTTLIKRLNTGKVTATFAISNELAKSTYAKVSFLRDSLSYQSATSTVVTAEQRVLVDTLEACVFSGYNSVDYGRLYRGWGQFAYNGNKAYASQPIEVSALTIDRDKYKDIAEHYHSTHDGNRLAESLTPVNEQRFFVMGYDTNKRMYVGGSEHVFISLDTICSSRIGEDAIIIDSVHYAKNAGELSAPVLMSESKSNGYGVSGGVSYAGLSGSKSTQTSYSKVALMDINGNGYPDWLEEVDGNIVTQYTNATGTLGKDRMKLNVNRPKFKASSSTIGADASLSKRASSKSALAISINPKPQDDETSGGSDGHNSSNGNAISSVSVSASGNFTSGTSHTESDWTDLNGDGLPDMLFGDKVKFGLGYDFTNEENSGVTSLESSENSTWGAGLGTSIEVLGNADISFGVNGTKTTTKYNVSFIDVNGDGLPDMVTRNAEKFTIMLNTGSGFIPYSEEQQGRFNESLATSVSQYGNFAVSIPIHILFLKLRFTAKVTKSWSSGVSRTSAALRDIDGDGRPDLIISDGGKQLVVYRNLTGRTNMLRSVTLPFGGHININYEQTTPSYDLPGRRWVMSSVETTGGYKENGAIRSRNTFEYSGGYRDRRERDFYGFKQVRTNQIDTENGDRLYRYSVQTYGKNRDYYAHGLVTSEYLYTADGKKLQGAVYDYDLKTLAVGNNTTDAVVFPALKTLVQSNFDGDSLAVAVSNTYDDYGNLQGYKETTTGYSLEADINYHKIADKYIVSIPSHITVSSGGKTYRERSTKVDGNGEITEIVLHNGDKPSVYNMTYDGYGNITRMMKPENYNHQRMFYAYTYDDLYHSLVTSVKDAYGYSSSTAYDGLWNAPSVTTDLNGQKMEYTYDAQGRQMTIRAPYEIESGQPFTIRFEYFPAERKAHTIHYSKEGNIDTYTFADSLMRAVQTKQTGVVWSGGSNQKVSIVTGRAVIDAFGRNIAAYYPMTESYGNIGTYNHATGDLQAKTEYDTHDRTTSVTLADGSVTRTAYTIGSHDGEPMLQTTVTDALGRHAESYTDAKGRNRETVQHARGEDITVKYSYDPVGQVMMVQHPNGKETKYAYDLLGRKLMVNHPDAGETNMTYDAAGNLLTKLTAELRKSISDKGYISYTYDFERLHEVLYPENLFNRVTYTYGKAGDKYNRAGRLALVEDASGGEAYYYGRQGEVTKTVRTVMASVADIRTYVYGATYDSWNRVQTMTYPDGEVVTYRYNAAGQVESMTSNKQGRQSVIVDRIGYDKEGHTVYAKLGNGTETTYTYDKQRERLQVMNLTADGQTVMENRYRYDAVDNILGITNAANPTSLMKLNKAKLGGRSSHTYEYDELNRLIHASGKAKHASYDMVMSFGRMSEPLTKVQKVDSTTTAKSYNFAYKYEDSNHPTAPTQIGHDHYTYDANGNPTLVTNDSTNTTREMYWDEDNRLMVLSDNGKTSRYTYNAAGERIMKSYGTMEGVYINGAPQGITFHETDNFTLYPASILSVNKNRFTKHYFLGDKRIASRIGTGLFNNVYGRNGSYVTAGQQDYAERITQIQKQKEAYYKQQGIAPGVPTEKGAYGDPENTGVGYNAVLTELGNHDVPQGWIQTPRPNTTPGTTPGAPVSWNDPSNPDDPQAGYGYVPNDTTKEETFFYHSDHLGSTSYITDDKANITQYDAYLPYGELLVDEHSSSEDLPYKFNGKQFDDETGLYYYGARYMNPVTSLWYGVDPLAEKYQASGSYLYCRQNPVRRVDVDGNDEVHINGDGRIVKVINDHSVYITIVDPKGNRHSLSSYNISPYFWGIGRGDNLQIVANIAGYYAKQAGVHGLVGAKGNEKLGILAHYDPSDKGIWLQPSNSNGTVDSWLDNKYDLMNILQHEYFHKLDDQRNAYKNHLLHASVDERASRTRTFAHTSDKLKLSVAIEFSELVMNAYYQPNNNTKADVMNLIDKFNRNNTGNIFLKFNPAASTININLKGEDHPIDYVPSQDKFNFIMPKEKK, encoded by the coding sequence ATGAAGTATTCTACACATTCACTTCTCCTTCCGTTTCTGTTGCTGGCAGGAATCATACTAAACTCCTGTAATGGTGGAAGTAATCGTTCTGCTAAAGAAACTGTAATCAGTGATTCTACATCCAGTGATACAGTCTCTTCTGTACAAAAAGATAGCACTTCCCGAAAGACTACTTCCTTACACACACAAGTTAAGGACAGTGTACGGAACTCTTCTGTGAAGAGATTCTCCAAAGAAGTTGTAAGAAATCAAAAGTTGAATCATGTAGATACTCACAAGCCGAACAGGAAATCTGCAAGACTTTTTGCAGACTTAGGCAAACGTACCGTCAGCAAGTTCTTTGCTAACTCCGACAGCGATACACTCAATGTTGGGCGTGCCCAGCTTGCCGTACCACGTGAGGCTATGGAAAAGGGTAAAGTTCTCAGTATTACACCACTTAGAAAAGGTGAACTACCAACCTTGCCTACGGGTATGGTGAATGTTACAGGTGGCTGTGATACATTGATGGCAAGAACCGATACGGTGTCAGGTTATCGCTTCTTACCTCATGGCAATCATTTCGTCCATCATCTGGCAAGTATCGCAGTACCTTACGACAGCACGTTGATACCGAAAGGCTATACTGTAGATGATATCCACACCTATTACTATGATGAACTGCACCAACGCTGGACAATGCTCCAGTCAAAAGGTATTGATACTAAACGTGAGGTGGCAATGGCAGAGACTTCACATTTTACGGATGTCATCAATGGTATCATCAAAGTTCCTGAGAGTCCCGAAACACAGAACTATGTCCCTACAGGTATCAGTGAACTGAAGGCTGCTGACCCTGCAGCGGGTATCCAGCAGATAGAAGCTCCATCAGCTAATCAGAATGGCACGGCGTCACTGTCCTATCCTTTCGACGTTCCTGCAGGGCGTAATGATATTGGTGTAAGTGCCGGCTTACAGTACAGCAGTGAGGGAGGCAGTAGCTTTGTTGGTTACGGATGGAGTTTTCCGGTGCAGAGCATTGACATAGAGACCCGATGGGGTGTACCACGTTTCGAAGATCAGTACGAAAGTGAGAGCTATCTCCTCATGGGACAGCAGCTTAGTGACCGACTCTATCGTAGGACTGATTCTCTGGCAAGACAAGCTGATAAGCAGTTCTATCCAATGACTGAAGGTGGTTTCAGTAGGATTATCCGAAAGGGTAACAGCCCGAAGAACTATTACTGGGAAGTGACTGGCAAGGATGGTACAGTCTATAGTTATGGTGGTCATGGTGGTCATGTCAGTGATGCAACCTCTCTTACAGATACCAATGGTAACCGTATCAAATGGGCACTTGATCGTGTTACCGATGTCCACGGGAACTTTGCCGCTTTCCATTACATGAAGTCTGGCAATAACCTTTATCCTGAACGCTATACATGGACAGGACTCGGGGAGACGGAAGGACTGTATAGCATTGAGTTTGATATTGACTCTACAGCCACAGACCGAAAAGATGTGACGAGTAGCGGAAGACTTGGCATTATGCAAAAGGACAAAGGGCTACTCCGTAAGGTCATAGTGAAGAATAATGGTCAGCAGCTCCGCAGCTATACCTTAAACTATGAAGAAGGACCGTTTGGCAAGATACTGCTAAAGAGCATTGATCAGAACGATAGTAGGGATGGTAAGGTTGCTACACAATCTTTTGACTATTACAATGACCTCAAAAATGGCCTTTTCTCTTCTAAGGCAGAATTATGGAAGGCCGAAGGAGAAGATTACGAGGCATTCCTCAGCCATTCGGTTCGTGGGTGTGATGACAATCTAAGTCTTCTTGGTGGTGGAGCTTCAAAAAGCCACACTACGGGTTGGGGAACAATGGTAGGTATTGGCTTCGCTGCTGGAACAGTAAATGTTGGTCCATCTTTCTCTAATAGTAAGAGTTCAAATTCTGGTAAAGTTGCTTTTGTAGATATTGATGGTGACGGGTTGCCAGATAAGCTCTTCAAACGAGGTAACAAACTTTACTATCGTAAGAACATGAGCGCAGATGGAAAGAATTTACTCTTCGGAGAAACAATATTGATATCAGGAGTAAACTCTTTCTCTGATGGTAATAGTACCAGTCGTTCTCTTAATGCTGATGCAGCTGTTGAAGTTGGTCTTATAGGTAAACTTAAAGCCTCTGTTGGAATTTCTTATACACATTCAAAAGATCAAGACAAGACAACCACCTATCTTTATGATTTCAACAGTGATGGTCTTACGGACATTGCTGTCAATGGTCAGGTATATTTTAATCATATTGTAGACGGGAAACCAGTATTTAGTCCAGCAAGTAGTGTAACTGCCAATCCTATTATTGGCGAAGGGGCTCCTATTGATAAACATTTTATCCCAGACTATAAGGTTATCCGTGATTCCTTGGAAAAGGAATATCCACTAAATGATGCTGTCCGTATGTGGTGCGCGCCTTTTAATGGCAGAGTCAACATACAAAGTACTATAAAGAAGCTTAGCAATCAAGGTGATGGTATCATCTACAGCATTCAACATGAGGGTGACGGTTTCTTAGTTCGTGACTCTTTGTTGCAAGCTGGTAGCAAAACCAACAATCTTAACTGTGATGTAAAAGTAGGAGACAGAATCTTCTTCCGTCTTCAGTCCCGATATGATGGTGCGGATGATAAGGTCCTCTGGAATCCTATAATTACTTATATATCTTTGCCTGTTGGCAAGAATCGGTATCTGTCAGAAGACTTAAAAGCATATAATAGTAAAGCTGATTATATAGAGGGTGAAAACAATGTAGCAATCTTTAATCGTAGTGGTAAGGTTACGCTCCACGCCCCTTATAGGAAAGAAAAGACTACTGATGATGTTACACTTATCGTCACACGATTGGACCATAATGGTGAAACGATTGTAAAACGACTTAAACTCCCTGCTGACAGTATCGTCAATGATTCCTATGACTATACTGGTAATATAGATGAGAAAGATTCTGTTTCATACTTCTTCGAAATTACGACTACATCCCCAGTTGATTGGACAAAGGTACAATGGGCGGGTAGCTATAATTATGAAGATGACCAAGAAAGTGTACGTTTTGTAGCATCTCGTAGGATGTTCAACAAGCCTGTTAGTATAGCAGGGAGTAAAGTGTTGAAACAGGGTGTTACCGTATTAAATAGGAAATACCGTCCTAAACTTTTCATTGCTCCAACACTATCCGTTGTGCGTGAAGATAAAAAGAATGACACAGATACTGCTACTGTTTATTTCACTTTACATGATCAAAACGGACTTCCCGTATTGCATCACACCTGTCGTTTGAATACATCCAATACGCTCCAAGCAGATACTATCGTAGTTACAGACACAACACTTATTAAACGATTAAATACAGGTAAGGTAACTGCTACTTTTGCAATAAGTAATGAATTAGCTAAATCTACTTATGCTAAAGTTAGTTTCTTACGTGATAGCCTTTCTTACCAAAGTGCTACATCCACAGTTGTTACTGCTGAGCAGCGTGTTCTTGTGGATACGTTAGAGGCTTGTGTGTTCTCTGGGTATAATTCTGTTGATTATGGCAGGCTCTACCGAGGATGGGGACAATTTGCTTATAACGGCAATAAAGCCTATGCCTCCCAGCCAATAGAAGTGTCAGCACTGACCATTGACAGAGATAAATATAAGGATATAGCCGAGCATTATCATTCTACCCACGATGGGAACAGACTTGCAGAGAGTCTTACTCCTGTCAATGAACAGCGTTTCTTTGTTATGGGTTATGATACTAACAAGAGAATGTATGTTGGCGGCTCTGAACATGTTTTTATCTCTTTGGATACAATCTGTAGCTCTCGTATTGGTGAGGATGCTATTATAATAGACAGTGTGCATTATGCTAAAAATGCGGGTGAATTGTCTGCACCTGTACTTATGAGTGAGTCAAAGAGTAATGGCTATGGTGTAAGCGGTGGAGTCTCTTATGCAGGACTCAGTGGCAGCAAGAGTACACAGACATCTTATAGCAAGGTGGCTCTAATGGATATCAATGGTAATGGTTATCCTGATTGGTTAGAGGAGGTAGATGGCAATATTGTTACTCAATATACCAATGCAACTGGTACACTTGGTAAAGATCGCATGAAGTTAAATGTCAATCGACCAAAATTTAAAGCAAGTTCTTCTACTATAGGAGCAGATGCTAGTCTATCAAAACGGGCTTCGTCAAAGAGTGCTTTAGCTATCAGTATCAACCCTAAACCACAAGACGATGAAACATCAGGCGGTAGTGATGGACATAATTCATCCAATGGTAATGCTATCTCCAGTGTGTCCGTGAGTGCAAGTGGGAACTTTACTTCTGGAACCTCTCATACAGAAAGTGATTGGACTGACCTTAATGGTGACGGTCTTCCTGATATGCTCTTTGGTGATAAAGTGAAGTTTGGTCTTGGATATGACTTTACAAATGAAGAGAATAGCGGTGTTACGTCATTGGAGTCTTCTGAAAATAGCACATGGGGTGCAGGACTTGGTACATCCATTGAAGTTCTCGGTAATGCCGATATATCTTTTGGTGTTAATGGAACGAAGACAACAACAAAGTATAATGTATCTTTTATAGATGTTAATGGCGATGGCTTACCTGATATGGTAACTCGTAATGCTGAAAAGTTCACGATAATGTTGAATACTGGGTCGGGATTTATTCCTTATTCCGAAGAACAACAAGGTCGTTTCAATGAGTCATTGGCAACGTCCGTTTCTCAATATGGTAATTTTGCTGTTTCTATTCCAATACATATTCTGTTTTTAAAACTAAGGTTTACAGCTAAGGTTACCAAATCTTGGTCAAGTGGTGTTAGCCGTACGAGTGCTGCCTTAAGGGATATAGATGGCGATGGAAGACCTGATCTTATCATATCTGATGGAGGAAAGCAGCTTGTTGTTTATCGTAACCTTACGGGCAGAACGAACATGCTGCGCTCGGTGACACTTCCTTTCGGCGGACATATTAATATCAACTATGAGCAGACAACTCCAAGTTACGACTTGCCGGGACGTCGCTGGGTGATGTCATCGGTTGAGACGACAGGTGGATACAAGGAGAACGGAGCAATACGAAGCAGGAATACTTTTGAATATAGCGGTGGCTATCGTGACCGCCGTGAGCGTGACTTCTATGGTTTCAAGCAGGTACGTACCAATCAGATAGACACCGAGAACGGTGATAGACTCTATCGTTACTCGGTACAGACCTATGGTAAGAACAGGGATTACTATGCGCATGGACTTGTTACGAGTGAATATCTCTATACCGCTGATGGAAAGAAGCTGCAGGGAGCTGTCTATGACTACGACCTGAAGACACTCGCCGTTGGTAATAATACGACAGATGCTGTTGTCTTCCCTGCCCTAAAGACACTCGTTCAGAGTAACTTTGATGGGGACAGTCTGGCGGTTGCTGTCAGCAATACTTACGATGACTATGGTAACCTACAGGGATATAAGGAGACGACAACGGGCTATAGCTTAGAGGCAGATATCAACTATCATAAGATAGCCGACAAGTATATTGTCAGTATCCCGAGCCATATCACTGTCAGCAGTGGTGGTAAGACTTATCGTGAACGCAGCACGAAGGTGGACGGAAACGGTGAGATAACGGAGATCGTGCTCCATAACGGTGACAAGCCTTCTGTCTATAACATGACTTACGATGGCTATGGTAACATCACACGTATGATGAAGCCGGAGAACTACAATCATCAGCGTATGTTCTATGCCTATACCTATGATGACCTCTATCACAGTCTTGTGACAAGTGTCAAGGATGCATACGGCTATAGCTCCAGTACGGCTTATGATGGTCTTTGGAATGCTCCGTCTGTAACGACCGACCTCAACGGGCAGAAGATGGAATACACCTACGATGCACAGGGCAGACAGATGACGATCCGTGCTCCGTATGAGATAGAGAGCGGTCAGCCGTTTACTATCCGCTTTGAGTACTTCCCTGCAGAACGTAAGGCACATACCATCCATTATTCTAAGGAAGGTAACATAGATACCTATACCTTTGCCGACTCGCTGATGCGTGCCGTTCAGACGAAGCAGACGGGTGTAGTGTGGTCTGGTGGTAGCAATCAAAAGGTCTCCATCGTTACTGGAAGGGCTGTCATCGATGCCTTTGGACGTAATATTGCGGCTTATTACCCAATGACGGAGAGCTATGGTAACATCGGCACTTACAACCACGCGACGGGTGATCTGCAGGCAAAAACGGAGTATGATACGCACGATCGTACCACGAGTGTTACGCTTGCTGACGGCAGTGTGACACGTACGGCTTATACTATCGGTAGCCATGACGGTGAACCAATGCTCCAGACAACGGTTACGGATGCACTGGGACGACATGCGGAGAGCTATACGGATGCCAAGGGGCGCAACCGTGAAACGGTGCAGCATGCTCGTGGTGAGGATATCACGGTGAAGTACAGCTATGACCCTGTCGGTCAGGTGATGATGGTTCAGCATCCTAACGGCAAGGAGACGAAGTATGCCTACGACTTGCTTGGTCGGAAACTGATGGTGAACCATCCTGATGCGGGTGAAACGAATATGACCTATGATGCGGCAGGTAACCTCTTGACAAAGCTCACGGCAGAGCTTAGGAAGTCGATATCCGACAAGGGTTATATCTCTTACACCTACGACTTCGAGCGACTCCATGAGGTGCTTTATCCAGAAAATCTCTTCAATCGTGTTACTTATACCTATGGTAAGGCTGGCGATAAGTACAACCGTGCTGGTCGTCTTGCCCTCGTTGAGGATGCGAGTGGCGGTGAAGCCTATTACTATGGCAGACAGGGTGAGGTGACAAAGACTGTCCGTACAGTCATGGCGAGTGTGGCGGATATCAGGACTTATGTCTATGGTGCTACCTATGATAGCTGGAACCGTGTGCAGACGATGACTTATCCTGACGGTGAAGTGGTGACCTATCGTTATAATGCTGCAGGACAGGTTGAGAGCATGACGAGCAATAAACAGGGACGTCAGAGCGTTATTGTTGACAGGATAGGTTACGACAAGGAGGGTCATACGGTCTATGCGAAACTCGGTAATGGCACGGAGACTACCTATACCTACGATAAGCAGCGTGAGCGTCTGCAGGTGATGAACCTTACAGCGGACGGCCAGACTGTGATGGAGAACAGGTATCGTTATGATGCTGTGGATAATATCCTCGGTATTACGAATGCCGCCAACCCAACATCGCTGATGAAACTCAACAAGGCGAAGCTGGGAGGAAGGAGTTCGCATACGTATGAGTATGATGAGCTGAACCGCCTTATTCATGCCAGCGGTAAGGCTAAGCATGCATCGTATGATATGGTGATGTCGTTCGGACGGATGAGTGAACCGCTGACGAAGGTTCAGAAGGTGGACTCAACGACAACTGCTAAGTCTTATAACTTTGCTTATAAGTATGAGGACAGCAACCACCCCACCGCTCCAACGCAGATAGGACACGATCATTACACGTATGATGCCAACGGTAATCCAACGCTGGTAACGAATGACTCAACCAACACTACTCGTGAGATGTACTGGGACGAGGACAACCGTCTGATGGTACTCTCTGACAATGGCAAGACGAGTCGTTACACTTACAATGCTGCTGGTGAACGCATCATGAAGAGTTACGGTACGATGGAGGGTGTGTATATCAATGGTGCACCGCAGGGAATCACGTTCCACGAAACGGACAACTTTACGCTTTATCCTGCAAGTATCCTCTCTGTCAACAAAAACAGATTTACGAAGCATTACTTCCTTGGTGACAAACGAATCGCTTCAAGGATTGGAACAGGTCTGTTTAACAACGTCTATGGACGCAATGGCTCATACGTAACGGCTGGGCAGCAGGACTATGCTGAGCGTATAACTCAGATACAGAAGCAGAAAGAGGCATACTATAAGCAGCAGGGCATTGCCCCTGGTGTACCAACAGAGAAGGGCGCGTATGGTGACCCAGAGAACACGGGTGTTGGTTATAATGCCGTCCTCACCGAACTTGGCAACCATGATGTGCCACAGGGTTGGATTCAGACTCCACGCCCTAACACCACACCAGGCACCACCCCCGGTGCCCCAGTCTCATGGAACGACCCGAGCAATCCTGATGACCCACAGGCTGGATATGGCTACGTTCCTAATGATACTACAAAAGAAGAAACCTTCTTCTATCACAGTGATCACCTCGGCTCAACGTCTTACATCACAGATGATAAAGCTAACATCACGCAATATGATGCTTACTTGCCATACGGCGAACTCCTTGTAGACGAACACTCATCAAGTGAAGACTTACCGTATAAGTTCAACGGCAAACAGTTCGATGACGAGACTGGCTTGTACTATTACGGTGCAAGGTACATGAATCCCGTCACGAGTCTGTGGTATGGGGTGGATCCGTTAGCGGAAAAGTATCAAGCGAGTGGTTCATATCTTTATTGCAGGCAAAACCCTGTAAGGCGGGTTGACGTTGATGGAAATGATGAAGTCCATATTAATGGGGATGGAAGAATCGTGAAAGTTATAAATGATCATTCTGTCTATATAACGATCGTTGATCCTAAAGGGAATAGACATAGTCTATCTAGTTATAATATTTCTCCATATTTTTGGGGAATTGGAAGAGGAGATAATCTCCAAATAGTGGCTAATATTGCTGGCTATTATGCAAAACAAGCAGGCGTCCATGGATTAGTAGGTGCTAAAGGTAATGAAAAACTTGGTATTCTTGCTCATTATGATCCTAGTGACAAAGGAATCTGGCTACAACCATCTAATTCAAATGGAACTGTAGATAGTTGGTTAGATAATAAATATGACTTAATGAATATATTACAACATGAGTATTTCCATAAACTTGATGATCAAAGAAACGCTTATAAAAATCATCTTTTACATGCATCAGTTGATGAGAGAGCCAGTCGTACCAGGACCTTTGCCCACACATCTGACAAATTGAAGCTTAGCGTAGCTATAGAGTTCTCAGAGTTGGTAATGAATGCTTATTATCAACCTAACAATAATACAAAGGCTGATGTAATGAACCTAATAGATAAATTTAATCGGAATAATACTGGAAATATCTTTTTGAAGTTTAATCCAGCCGCCAGTACTATAAATATTAATTTAAAAGGTGAGGATCATCCCATCGATTATGTCCCAAGCCAAGATAAGTTTAACTTTATTATGCCAAAAGAAAAAAAATGA
- a CDS encoding RHS repeat-associated core domain-containing protein, translated as MTSNKQGCQSVIVDRIGYDKEGHTVYTKLGNGTETTYTYDKQRERLQVMNLTADGQTVMENKYRYDAVDNILGITNAANPTSLTKLNKAKLGGRSSHTYEYDELNRLIHANGKAKRASYDMVMSFGRMSEPLTKVQKVDSTTTAKSYNFAYKYEDSNHPTAPTQIGHDHYTYDANGNPTLVTNDSANTTREMYWDEDNRLMVLSDNGKTSRYTYNAAGERIMKSYGTMEGVYINGAPQGITFHETDNFTLYPASILSVNKNRFTKHYFIGDKRIASRIGTGLFNNVYGRNGSYVTAGQQDYAERMNQIQTQKEAYYKKVGVAPGVPTEKGAYGDPENTGVGYNAVLTELGNHDVPQGWIQTPHPNTTPGTNPGAPVSWNDPSNPDDPQAGYGYIPNDTTKEETFFYHSDHLGSTSYITDDHANITQYDAYLPYGELLVDEHSSSEDLPYKFNGKQFDEETGLYYYGARYMNPITSLWYGVDPLAEKYASMGGYVYTLDNPVKLVDTDGRIVSYPKNQRTKRTKVYYKKDVVSSPHGSSTAQAIMAFATSSIIVLGADDATGIGTVDDIAIPIVGLVGFGAYVYNEFVSANSSPKESIFLAAEHTKGARKSTSDKHTAHRAGSSYGQNRNSNRGDKNKKYQKKANPNKRKNGK; from the coding sequence TTGACGAGCAATAAACAGGGATGTCAGAGCGTTATTGTTGACAGGATAGGTTACGATAAGGAGGGTCATACGGTCTATACGAAGCTTGGTAATGGCACGGAGACAACCTATACCTACGATAAGCAGCGTGAACGTCTGCAGGTGATGAACCTTACAGCGGATGGTCAGACTGTGATGGAAAACAAGTATCGCTATGATGCTGTGGACAATATCCTTGGTATCACGAATGCTGCCAACCCAACGTCGCTGACGAAACTCAACAAGGCGAAGTTAGGAGGAAGGAGTTCGCATACGTATGAGTATGATGAGCTGAACCGCCTTATTCATGCAAACGGTAAGGCTAAGCGTGCATCGTATGACATGGTGATGTCGTTCGGACGGATGAGTGAGCCGCTGACGAAGGTGCAGAAGGTGGACTCAACGACAACTGCTAAGTCTTATAACTTCGCTTATAAATATGAGGACAGTAACCATCCGACGGCTCCAACGCAGATTGGTCACGATCATTACACCTATGATGCCAACGGTAATCCAACGCTGGTAACGAACGATTCAGCGAATACTACCCGTGAGATGTACTGGGATGAAGACAATCGCCTGATGGTACTCTCTGATAATGGCAAGACAAGTCGTTACACTTACAACGCTGCCGGCGAGCGTATTATGAAGAGTTACGGTACGATGGAGGGTGTGTATATCAACGGTGCACCACAGGGTATTACCTTTCATGAGACAGACAACTTCACGCTTTATCCTGCAAGTATTCTCTCTGTAAACAAGAATAGATTCACGAAGCATTACTTCATTGGTGACAAACGAATCGCCAGCCGTATCGGTACAGGATTGTTCAATAACGTCTATGGACGCAACGGTTCATACGTAACGGCTGGTCAGCAGGACTATGCTGAGCGTATGAATCAGATTCAGACACAGAAAGAGGCGTATTATAAGAAGGTGGGTGTAGCCCCTGGTGTACCGACAGAGAAGGGTGCGTATGGTGATCCAGAGAACACGGGTGTAGGTTATAATGCCGTCCTCACCGAACTCGGCAACCATGATGTGCCACAGGGTTGGATTCAGACTCCACATCCTAACACCACACCAGGTACCAACCCCGGTGCTCCAGTTTCATGGAACGACCCAAGCAACCCTGATGACCCGCAGGCAGGTTATGGCTACATTCCTAACGACACAACGAAAGAGGAAACTTTCTTCTATCACAGTGACCACTTAGGTTCAACGTCTTACATCACAGACGATCATGCCAACATCACCCAGTATGATGCTTACCTACCATACGGTGAACTGTTAGTTGACGAGCATAGCAGTAGTGAGGACCTACCGTATAAGTTCAATGGTAAACAGTTCGATGAAGAGACAGGCCTGTACTATTATGGTGCAAGGTACATGAATCCAATCACGAGTCTTTGGTATGGAGTGGATCCATTGGCAGAGAAGTATGCAAGTATGGGTGGATATGTGTATACGCTGGATAATCCGGTGAAGTTAGTGGATACTGATGGACGTATCGTAAGTTATCCGAAGAATCAACGTACAAAAAGGACAAAAGTATATTATAAAAAAGATGTTGTCTCATCTCCACATGGTTCATCCACAGCTCAAGCAATTATGGCCTTTGCGACATCTAGTATTATTGTTTTAGGTGCTGATGATGCTACAGGTATTGGAACTGTGGATGATATAGCAATACCAATAGTAGGCTTAGTCGGCTTCGGAGCATACGTCTATAATGAGTTTGTAAGCGCAAATAGCAGTCCCAAAGAGTCTATCTTCTTAGCTGCAGAGCATACAAAAGGTGCTAGAAAATCAACTAGTGATAAGCACACTGCTCATCGAGCCGGATCTTCATATGGACAGAATCGAAATAGTAACCGGGGAGACAAAAATAAAAAATATCAAAAGAAAGCAAATCCAAATAAACGTAAAAATGGGAAGTAA